The genome window GCGTTTTAGTCAGGATGTGGTTAAAAAAGCCATGAAGATGACCCAAGATGCTGGTATTCATATTATTGGTAATTTTATGTTTGGACTTCCCGACGATACTCTTGAAACTATGCAAGAAACATTTTCTTTAGCGCAAGAAATTAATTGTGAATATGTTAATTTTTACGCCACCATGGCGTATCCGGGTTCGCCGCTTTATCAAGATGCGATTAAACAAGGATTGAGTCTGCCGGATGGATGGATGGGATTTTCGCAGTTTAGCCCTCAAACGCTTCCTTTGCCAACAAAATATTGTTCGGCCGAAGAAGTTTTGCGTTTTCGTGATGATGCGTTTAACGCTTATTATAGTAATTCTAAATATTTAGATATGATTTTGGAAAAGTTTGGACAAGAAACAGTAGATCATATTAAAGAGATGCTTAAACATAAACTCAAGCGGGATATTTTATCAAAATAATTTATAGGAGTTAAGAAATGATTATAAGCCGAACCCCTTTTCGTGTTTCTTTCTTTGGCGGCGGAACAGATTATCCTGCTTGGTTTAATGAAAATAAAGGTGCTTCTTTAGGTACGACTATTGATAAGTATTGCTATATTACTTGTCGCTATTTGCCTCCTTTTTTTGATCATAAGTCGCGTATTATTTATTCTAAGGTCGAGCAGGTGAACAACGTCGACGACATTGTTCATCCGGCTGTGCGTGAAGCGATTAAGTTTTTAAAGATTTCAGATGGTCTTGAAATTCATCATGATGGTGACCTTCCCGCTCGCACAGGCTTGGGCTCTAGTTCGTCTTTTACCGTTGGGCTTTTAAACGGATTATATGCTTTAAAAGGAAAGATGGTTAGCAAGCAACGTTTAGCTGAGGAAGCGATTTATGTTGAGCAGGAAATGTGCAAGGAAAATGTTGGATGTCAAGATCAAGCATTAGTGGCAAATGGTGGATTTAATTATGTTGAATTTGGTGGGTCAACCCATTTAAAGACAACAAAGGTAACGATTTCATCTGAGAAGTTAAAGTTTTTACAAGATCGTCTGATGTTGTTTTTTACAGGATTCTCAAGAACGGCATCAGAGATTGCGAAACATCAAATTGAAAATATTCCAAAGAAGAAAAAAGATTTAACTGAAATGTATCAAATGGCATCAACAGCTCTCGATATTCTAAATGGAAATGATATTTCAGAATTTGGAAAACTTTTAGATGAATCTTGGCAAATAAAAAAACAATTATCTGATAAAATATCAACGCCATATATTGACGAAATTTATGAAAAGGCTAAAAAAGCTGGGGCTTCAGGAGGAAAACTTTTAGGTGCCGGTGGGGGAGGATTTGTTTTGTTATTTGCTGATCCAGAAAAACAAAATCAGATCAGAGAAGCTCTAAATTCGTTATTGGAAATTCCTTTTAAGTTTGAGATGCAAGGAAGCCAAATTATTTTTTATCAACCAAATACTGGAAAAGTGGAGTAAGCCTTTTGTGCGACTTATCAAAAATAGATGTTGTTGTTTTAGCCGGAGGCTTAGGAAAACGTCTTCGTTCTGAGACGGGAAATACGCCAAAAGTTTTGGCTCAGGTTAATGGTGTTCCTTTTCTTGATATCTTGCTTAAAAATCTTTCAAGCCAAGGCTTTAAAAAAGTTATTTTATGTACCGGTTATCAGTCTCAAGAGATTGAGTCTTATTATCAGAATAATGCTTTAGGATTGACGATTGAATTCTCTACGGAAGAAGCGCCTCTTGGAACAGGAGGTGCAATTAAGAAAGCTCGATCATTTGTGCGAAGCGATAAATTCTTTGCTCTCAATGGTGATTGTTTTTGCACCGTTTTATTTAAAGATTTCTTAAAGTTTCATAATGAAAAGAATGCTTTTACTTCAATGGTCTTAACAGAAGTTAAGGATAAGAAGGATTTTGGATCTGTTGTTATTGATGATAATAACGCAATTATGAGTTTTCAAGAAAAGAGTGAAAAAGCATTTTCGCCGTATGTTAGTGTTGGCATTTATTGTTTTGAAAGAGAAGTTTTTGACTCAATGCCAAGCCAAGAAGCTTTTTCGATTGAACATGATTTTTTTCCAAATCTCATTAACAAAAGTTTCTTTGGATTTATCACGGATCAAGGTTTCTTAGATATCGGTACCCCGGATCGATACAAACTAGCACAAGAAAAATTAGTCAATAATGAATAAGAAAAGAATGTTTTTACTGGAGATGGCTGATTAAGAATTATTGAAAATTAGCTGATAAAGTGGTTGAAAAAAGCCATTGTAAAATTATACTGTTAAGAGGGTCTTCCGAAAAATATCTCTGTCAGTTTATGATTCAGACAATGATTTAATATTTATGGGAAGCAAGCTAGGCGCTTATTAAAGGAGTTGTAATAAAATGAGTATTCCATTTGTTGATTTTCGTCCTCAATATGATGAGGTAAAAAATGAAGTTGATAAAGGTGTAAAAAAAGTTTTCGAGACTGGAAATTTTATTCTTGGGGCTGAAGAAAAAGATTTTGAAGTAAATTTTGCAAAATATTGTGATACGCAATACGGCATTGGCGTTAATTCCGGAACAGATGCACTGCATTTGGCTTTACGTGCGCTTGATATCGGGCCGGGAGATGAGGTCATTGTTCCGACATTTACATTTATTGCTTCTGCTTTAGCTGTGTCGTACACCGGAGCAACGCCTGTTTTTGCAGATATTGAAGAGGGCACGTATAGTCTTGATATAAAAAAGCTGGAGTCTCTTATTACGAAGAAAACAAAAGCTATTATGCCAGTTCATTTGTACGGTCAGCCTGCAAATTTAGATGAGATTTTAGCTATTGCTAAAAAGCATAATTTAAGAATTGTTGAAGATTGTGCGCAGGCTCATGGAGCGCTTTACAAGAACAAGAAAGTTGGTTCGTTTGGCGATATAGGTTGTTTTAGTTTTTATCCGACTAAGGGATTAGGAGCTTTTGGCGACGGAGGATTTATTGCAACGAATAGTGAAGATCTTTATAATAAAGTTTTGATGTTGCGCGATTATGGAAGAAAAGGCCGTTACGAGCACGTTATCAAGGGATATAATTCTAGGCTAGACACGGTTCAGGCTGTTGTTTTAGACGCTAAGTTAAAACATTTTGATCGGTGGAATAAAATGCGAAATGAAGCAGCTGTTTATTATGGAAAACTTTTAGATCAAATTGAAGGTGTTTGTGCGCCTGTGATTAAAGAAAATCGAACACACACATTTCAAACATTTGCTATTCGAACAAAGAATAGAGATATTGTTTGCGAAAGAATGCAGAAAAAAGGGATAGGGGTTTTGGTTCACTATCCGATTCCTGTTCATCTTCAAGAAGCATATCAAGAGCTAGAATATAAAAAAGGTGATCTTCCGGTATCAGAAAAAATTGCAGGTGAGATTTTGTCTTTGCCGATGTTTCCGCATATTAAAAAAGAGCAAATTGATTTGGTTTGTGCAGTGCTTAAGGAATCTTTGTTTGATGGGTCAGGCCAACAGTGTGGTTGTTGTAAAGAATAAGAAAAAGAAATAAAAAGGTGTGTTTTTTCATTTTGCTAGATTATGAACTGTGCAAAATATTTGGATATTGAAAAAGGATAAGAAGAAATGAAAATTGCTTTTTTAGATCGGGATGGTGTTATTAATCAGTTTCCTGGATTTGGGAAGTATGTTACTAAGGTTAAAGACTTCCATTTTATTCCTGGATCGATTGAGGCTATTGTTGATTTAACGAAAAGAGGATACGCTATTTTTGTTGTATCTAATCAGGCTGGCGTTGCAAAGGGAATTTATTCAGAAAGAAAGCTTGAGCAGATTAATGATTATATGATGCGACATGTTAAAAAAGCTGGTGGACGAATTAAAAAAGTTTTTTATTGCAGACATCGTTCTGATGCAGGGTGTGATTGTCGAAAACCAAATATAGGCTCTATTGAGCGGGCTCTTAAAATTATCAATAAAGAGTCAAAGGATGCCAAGTATGCGTATTTTGTTGGTGATGACAAGACGGATATCGAAGCAGGGCATAATGCTGGATGCAAAACAATTTTAGTGTTATCTGGAAAGAATCAAAGAAAAGATGCAAAGAGTTGGGCGGTTCAACCTGATTTTATTGCACAAACACTTTCAGATGCAAGAAAGATTATCATCAATGAAAATTCTTCTTATTCATGCCTCGGCAGGAGCCGGACACCAAAAAGCCGCTGAGGCTATTTATACTAGCGTCAAAAAACATACCGATTTTAATGTTCAACTCGTTGACGCTCTAGACTATACCAATTCTTTTTACAAAAAGATTTATCGAAAAACATATGCCCTTTTAATTAGCAAATGCCCAAAGGCGTGGGGGTTTTTCTTTTGGCTTGCGGATATTCGTTTTTTGCTGAGGGTTGTGCAGGGGTTGAGACGTTTTTTTAATGCCATCAATGCGCAGAAATTGCATCAATTTTTAAAAAAAGAAAATTTTGATTATATTATTTCGACGCATTTTTTTCCAAATGAGGTCGCGGCGTTTTTAAAGCGCAGAGGAGAGATCACTTCAAAAATTATTTGTGGCGTTACGGATTATGATGCACATAGCATCTGGGTCTCTCAGGGTGTTGATCGTTATTGTGTTGCTTGTGAACATACTAAAAAGACGCTAGTTTCTTTAGGTGTTCGAAGTGAAGAAATATTGATCACAGGAATTCCAACGGACGAGAAATTTTCACAAGAATATGATCGTGCAAGTCTTTGTGATAAGCTAGGGCTTAAAAAAGATATTTTTACAGTTTTAATTGCAACCGGATCTTTTGGTATAGGACCGATTGAAGAAATTATCGCATCATTATCTGGGTTTCAGCGAGTTGTTGTCTGTGGGCATAACAAGAGTTTATTTAATCGTTTATTGAAAACTAAAGATGACCTTACTAAGGTATATGGTTTTATTGATAACATGAACGAGTTTATGGCTGTTTCCGATGCTATGGTTACAAAGCCAGGTGGTCTTTCCATTTCAGAAGCCCTAGTTACAGGGCTTGTTCTTATTTTCTTCAGCGCGATTCCTGGACAGGAAACAAATAATATTAAAGTTTTAAAAGAATATGGTGTTGGAGTAAGCGGTGTAACAATTCTTGAAATGGCTGAGGAAATTAAGACTCTCAATGCTTCCCTAGAATATAGAGCGAAAGCAATGGCCAATATAAAGAAATTAGCCCGTCCATCTGCCTCTTGTGATATTATTAATCTAATCGCGTAAATTTATTCATTAAAAAATATGAAAAAACAAATTGCTCAGGTTGTTGTTGGTCTTCCTGTAGATAAATCATTTGATTATAAGATTGATTCTGCATTTTTAGGAAAGATAAAAGTGGGTCAACGCGTTATTGTCCCATTCCAGTCAAAAAAAATGATGGGATTTGTTGTTGGTTTAAAAGAGACAAGTCCTTTTGAAAAACTAAGATCGATTATTAATGTCTTAGACTCAGAGCCGGTTATTTCGCCTAACCTTCTTAAGCTCGCAGAAGAGTTTTCAAAATATTATTGTTGCTCTTTTGGCGAGGCGGTAGAAACATTCTTGCCTAGAAATTTAAAGAAAACAAAGAAATCAGTAGAAATCTCTATTAAGAAAGATGTTCTGCCGAATAAAAGGAAACCTAGATTTTTCTTAGTTTGCGGACAGCCGACCGATCAAAGTTGGATAAAGGTTTTAAATAAGATAAAAAATACAATCAATGCAGGCCAGGGTGTTATTGTTTTAGTTCCAGAGAATTTAAAAATTAAGTATGTTGCTGATCAATTAAAGGAACAGACAAAAAAAGAAGTTATTGTTTTAGATAAAAAGATTAGAGGGACTGAGGAGCTTAAGAATTGGTTAAGACTTAAGAATGCAGAAGCTTCTGTTGTTGTTGGTACGCGTTCATGTGTTTTTGCCCCCGTCTACAATTTGGGCCTTATTGTCATTTTAGAAGAGAACAATTTCTCCTATAAGCAAGATCAATCGCCTTTTTATCATGCGCGCGATGTGGCTTTGATGCGTTCAAGAATCGAAAAGTGTTCTTTTGTCGCCTTGGCCCAAGTCCCATCGGTAGAAATTTTCTTTTTAACAAAATCTAAAGAAATAGATCTCGTCAATTTATACCCTAAAACAAATTTGCCTGTTCAGGTTATTGATATTTCAAATTATAAGCCTCGAAAAAATACACTTGTCTCTATTCCTCTTTATTATGCAATTGAAAAAACACTTAATGAAAGAGGCAAAATATTACTTTTGATGAATAAACGAGGATTTAGTAGTTTTGGAGTTTGTGCAAAATGCCAGAATGTTTTAAAGTGTCCGCGCTGTGATGTGCATCTAACGTATTTGTTTCATTCCAAAGAAGTTGTTTGCAGGCATTGCAATTATAAATCTAATCGTCCAGAGATCTGTCCAAGTTGTAATGTTGGGTATCTGAATTTTACAGGGCAGGGCATTGAAAAGTTAGAGAGTGAGGTCGCTCGCATTTTCCCTTCGGCGCGTGTTAGTTGTTTTGACAGAGACAGCGGTCAGATTAAAAAAGATTTTGATGTTTTGGTTGCAACCCAAGCTGTTTTGAATTTACAAAAAAAACCTTCATTTGATCTAACGGCCGTTGTTCAGCTTGATAGCGAGCTCAATCGCTTGGATTACCGAGCGGCACACAAGGCGTTTTCTTTATTGTTGCATCTTAAGAGTTTGACAAATAAACAGATGGTTATTCAGACGAGGCTTGCCGACAATTATTGTATTGAGAATCTTGCGAAGGATGATTTTTTAGGGTTTTATGAAAATGAATTAGAGCTAAGAAAAGAAATTGAGTGTCCACCGTTTGTGCACATGGCCGAAGTGCTTGTTCGTTCACTTAAAAAAGAGTCTGCGCTTATTCAAGCGGATGCTTTATATCAAAATTTCTTGAGTCAGGATATCAAAGGCGTCGAGGTTTCTGACCCGCAGCCACATATGATTGCTCAGTTGCGCGATCAGTATCGATTTGCTATATTGATAAAAAGCAAGGAAGTTCAAAAAATTGTAAAAGTTGTCCGACAAGGTCTTAAGGATATAAAGCGAAAAGCAGATTCTATCGTGACTATTAATGTGGATCCTTAAAAAAGGAATTTGGCTATGAAAATAGTTTTTTTTGGAAGCGATGATTTTGCATCTAGAAATTTAGAGAGCTTGATTTGCTCTCGGCATGAGGTTTTGGCGTGCGTGACTCAACCGGATAGGCCTAAAGGGAGAGATCTTAAAATTTCTTTGCCAATGCCTAAAATTATTTCGGCTAATTATGGCGTAGATGTTTTACAGCCCAAAGATTTAAGAAGTGATGAGTTTTTAAAAGCACTGAAAGGCTATGGTGCTGAGCTTTTTGTTGTTATTGCGTATGGACGTATTTTGACAAAGGAAATTCTTGATTTACCAATGATGTTTTCAATTAATGTTCACGGCTCTCTTCTTCCGAAATATAGAGGAGCGGCTCCGATTAATTGGGCGATTATTAATGGCGATCAGAAAACGGGCATGACGATTGCTAAAATTGATCAAAATCTTGATTCTGGTGATATTTTAAAGCAAAAAGAATTAGATATTAAAAAAGATGATACTTCCGCGATTTTGAGGCAACGGATGATTAATGAGAGCGTCGATTTTCTTTTAAATTGCTTAGATGATATTGAAAATAATAATATTTCTCTTCAAAAGCAAGATTGCACCAAAGTTAGTTTTGCCCCAAAACTGACAAAGGAATTAGGGCTGATTGATTGGAATAAATCTGCAGAAGAGATTCGAAATCTTGTTCGTGGGCTATTGCCGTGGCCAAGCGCGTATACAAAATACAAAGGAAAAATTTTAAAGATTCTAGAAACAGAAGTTGTTGATCAGAATTCTGTTCCTGGCAAAATTATTAATGTTTCAAAGCAAGGTTTCGTGGTTGGCGCATCAGATAAGGCTCTTTTGGTTAAGAGAGTTCATCTGGAGTCTTCGAAACAAATGGATGCAGCAAGTTTCGTTGCAGGGCATAAGATTGAAGTCGGTACTATTTTAGGCTAATAAGATGTAATTTTGTAGGATAAACCCCACTTAAGATTTTTACTAAACAATTTTCCTTATTCCCCCTTTGTGCTATAATCGTGCATTAAAGGAAAAGTAATATATGCATGAATTAAGAAAAGATCCGATTATTGGCCGCTGGGTTGTTATGGCAAAAGATAGAGCCAGACGTCCAGGTAATTTTATTGTTGCGGATAGAAGTAACGACGATATTTCTTTGGAAAAAGAATGTTGTTTTTGTGAAGGTCATGAAAAAGAAACCCCGCCTGAAATCTATGCCATTCGAGAAAATAATTCTAAGCCAAATTCTAAGGGTTGGAAGGTGCGCGTTGTACCGGATAAGAATCCTGTTTTAGAAACAGATGTTGATTTGACACCAAAAGGTCATGGACTTTATGATGTTCTTGAGGGGAGAGGAGCGCATGAGGTTATTATTGAGACTCCAAGTCATATTGCAAATATGGCTGATTTAGATATTTCGCAGATTGCACTAGTGATTCAGACATATGTAGCGCGCATTAATGATCTTGAAAAAGATACTCGTTTGCAATATGTTTTGGCACATAAGAATTATAATTGGTCGAGGGACAATCAAAATATCACGCATTCTTATTCAGAGATTATTGCAACACCGATTAAACCTATGCGGGTTAAAGAAGAGCTTAATGGCTCAAAAAAGTATTTTGACTATCATGAGCGATGTATTTATTGCGATTTAATTAAGCAGGAAATTGCTGCTCAAGAACGCGTTATTTTTGAAAATGACCATTTTCTTGTTGTGGTGCCTTTTGCATCAAGATTTCCGTTTGAGCTTTGGGTTTTACCTAAAAAACATAATGCACAATTTCCAAAAGGAGTCAGTGGGCTGGAAACTGAATTGGCAAAAGCATTAAAGGAAATTTTGCTTAAGATCAAAATTGGTCTTGGTGATCCAGCATATCATTTTGTTGTTCATACAGCTCCATTTCAACGACAAAAAGAAAAACCGATGCAGGAGAATACTATGGAAGAGGATTATCATTGGCACATTGAAGTTATGCCAAGATTGACACATACAGCTGGTTTTGAAAAAGGAACAGGTTTTTATATTTGTCCTATTCCGCCAGAAGAAGCGGCAAGTTATTTAAGAGAGGTTGAGATTTAAATGGGAGAGTTGCGCAAAGATCCAATTTTAGGACGATGGGTTATTGTTAAAACAGAAAAATCTTTGATGCCTGAAGATTATGAGCAAGAGACGAGAGTTTTTCATCAGCAGGTAACGTGTCCATTTTGTCCTGAGCGAGAGAATCGAACGCCCCCAGAAATTGAAGCTATTCGCGATGGTGGCGGGGCAAATAGTTCTAATTGGCGTGTTCGCGTTGTGCCTAACAAATTTCCAGCGCTTGATATTTCAGGTGAAATTAATAGACGAGGTATTGGTGTTTTTGATATGTCGAATGGAATCGGAGCGCATGAAGTTATTGTTGAAACGCGGGATCACAGCAAAGATATCCCTGATCTAACAGATCAAGAAGTTTTTGATGTTATTAGCAAATATTGTTCTCGTTCTATTGATTTGGCAAAAGACCCGAGATTTAAATATGTTTTAATTTTTAAGAATTATGGCGTTCAAGCTGGCGCTAGTCTTGAGCATGCCCATAGTCAGGTGATGGCGCTTCCGATGGTTCCAAAATATGTTTTGGAAGCTTTGGAAGGTTCTGATCAGTATTATAGGTTTCATGGACGTTGTATTTATTGTGACATTATTCAGCAGGAGATAAAAGATAAGGACCGAATTATTGCAGAAAACGAAGATTTTATTTGTTTCGCTCCATATGCGTCTCGTTTTTCTTTTGAATCATGGATTATGCCGAAAAAGCATCAGGCTCAGTTTTGCGAAATGAATGATGCTCAGAAATATAGTCTTGGAAAAATTTTAAAAGAAATGTTGATGCGGAATAAAGCCTGTTTATTCGATCCTTCATATAATTTCTTTATTCACACAGCTCCTGGTAAGTATCACTATCCAGAGGGATATCATTGGCATATTGAGTTGATCCCAAAATTGACTAATATGGCTGGTTTTGAATGGGGCACTGGGTTTTATGTGGTTCAAACGGACCCTTTGATTGCGGCAAAATTCTTAAGAGAAGCTAAAATAGGGCAATCCACATCGTAGGTTTTCTTTCAAATAAATTTTCAAAGCTCTTGACTAAATAAAGGGAATGATTATAATAGTCATTCTTAAGATTAGATATTTTAAATTTATTACGATCATAAAATCACTTATTAACAAACCAGATGGAGGAAGATTATGAAAATAGGAATTAATGGTTTTGGACGCATTGGAAGAATGGTACTTCGTGTTGCTATGAAAAAAAGCAATATTGAAATTGTCGGAATTAACGATTTGACAGATGCTAAGACATTGGCACATTTATTGAAATATGATTCTGTTCAAGGTAGATTTGATGGAACTATTGAAGCAAAAGACAGTGCAATTGTTGTTAATGGCAAAGAAATTCCAGTGACGGCGATTAGGAATCCAGCTGAGATTCCATGGGGAAAATATGGTGTTGATGTTGTTGTTGAATCAACAGGTGTTTTTCGTAAAAAAGAACAGTGTCTAGAGCACATTAAGGCAGGGGCTAAAAAAGTTATTTTAACAGTTCCTTCTAAAGATGAAATTGATAACACGATTGTTTTAGGTGTTAATGATAATGAGCTAAAGAGTACAGACGTTGTTGTTTCAAATGCATCTTGTACAACAAATTGTTTGGCTCCGATGGTTAAGGTGTTAAATGATAATTTTGGTTTGGTTAAAGGGTTGATGACAACAATTCATTCTTATACAAATGATCAAAGTCTTCTTGATTTTCCACATTCTGACTTGAGACGCGCCCGATCAGCTGCTGTTTCTATGATTCCAACAACAACAGGAGCTGCTAAAGCGGTAGGAAAAGTTATTCCAGCACTTAATGGAAAATTAAACGGAATGGCGATTCGCGTACCAACTCCAGATGGATCTGTCACTGATTTTGTTGCTGAACTTAAAAAAGAAGCTACAGTTGAAGAAATTAACGCTGCTATGAAAAAAGCAGCTGAAGGTCCTCTAAAAGGTATTTTAGAGTATTGTGATGAGCCAATCGTTTCTTGTGACATCATTGGAAATCCGCATTCATGTATTTTTGATGCGTTATCAACAATGATTTCTGGAAATATGGTAAAGGTCATTGGTTGGTATGATAATGAGTGGGGATATTCAACCAGAGTTATTGAGTTGGCAGAAAAGCTTGCAAAATAATTTTTTTAAAGAATAGCAAAAAAAGGGCGCAACAAAAAAGTTGCGCCCTTTTTTATTTCTCTATTTTGAAAATAAGGTATAATAAATATAAATCAGTTGTTTATTATGCATAGGAGAAAGATATGAATTTTTTAAAAATAGCACAAGAGAAGATGAATGTTCTTCTTTTTGTATTGATTTCACTTTTCTTTTTGATGCCCGCACTTCAAGATGTTCATCCGATTATTCCCATATCGCCATTTGTGTTCTTTTTTATTCTCGTTTTGTCTCTTCGAGCAGGGTCTTTGAAAATGAAGACTTTTTGGCAATCGATTCTATTAGTTGCGATTGGTTTTTTTCTTGATCTTATTCTCGCGTTCATTACTACTCCGCTTCTCGAGAGGGTTTTGATTGTTTCTGTTCATGGAATCTATATCTTGATTTTAGGGCTTTCGATCAAAATGATTATAAAAAAGTTGATGGAGCAAGAGGACGACGTTGTTAATATTTTTAAATCTGGAATTTGTGGATATTTATTGATTGGTTTGTTATGGGCGGTTCTCTATTCTTTTACGTATTGGATTAATCGTGCAAACTTCTCTACTTACGAGTTAGGACAGATACCATTTTTTTATTTTAGTTATTCTGTTTTGACATCCTTGAAATTTTCTGGTGTTTTTCCGGTTACAACATGGGCGATTAGTTTGGCGTATCTCGAGATTATTTCTGGACAAATATTTTTAATTATTTTTGTGGCTCGCATGGCGGCTATTTTTATTAAAAAACAAAATATATTTAGATGATAAAAGATATTTATAAGATTGTTTTACTTCGTCATGGTGAAAGCATTTGGAATCGGGAAAATAGATTTACTGGATGGACAGATGTGGATTTGTCTGAAAACGGAATCGCCGAAGCCCACAAAGCAGGGCAAGTTTTAAAAGAAGAAGGTTTTGTTTTTGATGTTGCTTTTACGTCTGTTTTAACTCGCGCAACACACACCCTTTCAATTGTGCTTCAAGAGATGGACTTATCGTCAATTCCTGTTTCTTTTTCTTGGCGTTTAAATGAGCGGCATTATGGAGCTTTGCAGGGATTAAACAAAGCCGAGACAGCAAAAGAATATGGAGAGAGCCAAGTTCATATTTGGCGAAGAAGCTATGATGTTTGTCCGCCGCCTTTGACAAAACAAGATCAACGTTATCCTGGGTTTGATGAAAAGTATAAAAACTTAGATGAGAGCGATATTCCTTTAACTGAAAGCTTAGAAAAAACAGTTAATCGATTTTTACCTTTTTGGCATAATACAATTACGCCTGAGATAAAGAAGGGGAAGAGAATTTTGATTGCCGCCCACGGTAATAGTTTGCGCGCTTTAGTTAAGCATCTAGACGGCATTTCTGATCAAGATATTTCTAGTCTTAATATTCCAACAGGCATTCCATTGGTTTATGAGCTTAACTTAAATTTATGTCCAATTAAACATTATTATTTAGGAAAACCTGAAGATATCAGAAAAGCCACAGATTCTGTGGCTTCGCAGGGAAAAATAACAAAATAACGACTTTTCTAATGATGCTGCATCATTTTAATTTGCGTCTTATCCGTATTAAAATTAATAAAACCAGGGTACTTTTTGTCACG of Candidatus Omnitrophota bacterium contains these proteins:
- a CDS encoding kinase, coding for MIISRTPFRVSFFGGGTDYPAWFNENKGASLGTTIDKYCYITCRYLPPFFDHKSRIIYSKVEQVNNVDDIVHPAVREAIKFLKISDGLEIHHDGDLPARTGLGSSSSFTVGLLNGLYALKGKMVSKQRLAEEAIYVEQEMCKENVGCQDQALVANGGFNYVEFGGSTHLKTTKVTISSEKLKFLQDRLMLFFTGFSRTASEIAKHQIENIPKKKKDLTEMYQMASTALDILNGNDISEFGKLLDESWQIKKQLSDKISTPYIDEIYEKAKKAGASGGKLLGAGGGGFVLLFADPEKQNQIREALNSLLEIPFKFEMQGSQIIFYQPNTGKVE
- a CDS encoding sugar phosphate nucleotidyltransferase, encoding MCDLSKIDVVVLAGGLGKRLRSETGNTPKVLAQVNGVPFLDILLKNLSSQGFKKVILCTGYQSQEIESYYQNNALGLTIEFSTEEAPLGTGGAIKKARSFVRSDKFFALNGDCFCTVLFKDFLKFHNEKNAFTSMVLTEVKDKKDFGSVVIDDNNAIMSFQEKSEKAFSPYVSVGIYCFEREVFDSMPSQEAFSIEHDFFPNLINKSFFGFITDQGFLDIGTPDRYKLAQEKLVNNE
- a CDS encoding DegT/DnrJ/EryC1/StrS family aminotransferase — encoded protein: MSIPFVDFRPQYDEVKNEVDKGVKKVFETGNFILGAEEKDFEVNFAKYCDTQYGIGVNSGTDALHLALRALDIGPGDEVIVPTFTFIASALAVSYTGATPVFADIEEGTYSLDIKKLESLITKKTKAIMPVHLYGQPANLDEILAIAKKHNLRIVEDCAQAHGALYKNKKVGSFGDIGCFSFYPTKGLGAFGDGGFIATNSEDLYNKVLMLRDYGRKGRYEHVIKGYNSRLDTVQAVVLDAKLKHFDRWNKMRNEAAVYYGKLLDQIEGVCAPVIKENRTHTFQTFAIRTKNRDIVCERMQKKGIGVLVHYPIPVHLQEAYQELEYKKGDLPVSEKIAGEILSLPMFPHIKKEQIDLVCAVLKESLFDGSGQQCGCCKE
- a CDS encoding HAD family hydrolase, with protein sequence MKIAFLDRDGVINQFPGFGKYVTKVKDFHFIPGSIEAIVDLTKRGYAIFVVSNQAGVAKGIYSERKLEQINDYMMRHVKKAGGRIKKVFYCRHRSDAGCDCRKPNIGSIERALKIINKESKDAKYAYFVGDDKTDIEAGHNAGCKTILVLSGKNQRKDAKSWAVQPDFIAQTLSDARKIIINENSSYSCLGRSRTPKSR
- a CDS encoding glycosyltransferase, whose translation is MKILLIHASAGAGHQKAAEAIYTSVKKHTDFNVQLVDALDYTNSFYKKIYRKTYALLISKCPKAWGFFFWLADIRFLLRVVQGLRRFFNAINAQKLHQFLKKENFDYIISTHFFPNEVAAFLKRRGEITSKIICGVTDYDAHSIWVSQGVDRYCVACEHTKKTLVSLGVRSEEILITGIPTDEKFSQEYDRASLCDKLGLKKDIFTVLIATGSFGIGPIEEIIASLSGFQRVVVCGHNKSLFNRLLKTKDDLTKVYGFIDNMNEFMAVSDAMVTKPGGLSISEALVTGLVLIFFSAIPGQETNNIKVLKEYGVGVSGVTILEMAEEIKTLNASLEYRAKAMANIKKLARPSASCDIINLIA
- the priA gene encoding primosomal protein N' is translated as MKKQIAQVVVGLPVDKSFDYKIDSAFLGKIKVGQRVIVPFQSKKMMGFVVGLKETSPFEKLRSIINVLDSEPVISPNLLKLAEEFSKYYCCSFGEAVETFLPRNLKKTKKSVEISIKKDVLPNKRKPRFFLVCGQPTDQSWIKVLNKIKNTINAGQGVIVLVPENLKIKYVADQLKEQTKKEVIVLDKKIRGTEELKNWLRLKNAEASVVVGTRSCVFAPVYNLGLIVILEENNFSYKQDQSPFYHARDVALMRSRIEKCSFVALAQVPSVEIFFLTKSKEIDLVNLYPKTNLPVQVIDISNYKPRKNTLVSIPLYYAIEKTLNERGKILLLMNKRGFSSFGVCAKCQNVLKCPRCDVHLTYLFHSKEVVCRHCNYKSNRPEICPSCNVGYLNFTGQGIEKLESEVARIFPSARVSCFDRDSGQIKKDFDVLVATQAVLNLQKKPSFDLTAVVQLDSELNRLDYRAAHKAFSLLLHLKSLTNKQMVIQTRLADNYCIENLAKDDFLGFYENELELRKEIECPPFVHMAEVLVRSLKKESALIQADALYQNFLSQDIKGVEVSDPQPHMIAQLRDQYRFAILIKSKEVQKIVKVVRQGLKDIKRKADSIVTINVDP
- the fmt gene encoding methionyl-tRNA formyltransferase — encoded protein: MKIVFFGSDDFASRNLESLICSRHEVLACVTQPDRPKGRDLKISLPMPKIISANYGVDVLQPKDLRSDEFLKALKGYGAELFVVIAYGRILTKEILDLPMMFSINVHGSLLPKYRGAAPINWAIINGDQKTGMTIAKIDQNLDSGDILKQKELDIKKDDTSAILRQRMINESVDFLLNCLDDIENNNISLQKQDCTKVSFAPKLTKELGLIDWNKSAEEIRNLVRGLLPWPSAYTKYKGKILKILETEVVDQNSVPGKIINVSKQGFVVGASDKALLVKRVHLESSKQMDAASFVAGHKIEVGTILG